CGGTTTCCACCTTCTGTCATTCCGGGCAGAACGCAACGCCAGCCTGGAATTCAGCCATGCTTGTCATCGCGAATTGAACCCGGATGAAGCGATCCCGGGTTCCTGGATTGCTTCGCTTGGCATCGGCTCGCAATGACAGGCGCAGTGAGCTAGACACCAGACACTGTTGGACGATCTACCTCGGGCTCAAACTCTACACTCTGCACTCTACACTTTGACAGGGTCGCAAAAAGTCCATCAACTTTGCACTCGGATACAGCCCTTCAGGCGCTGTATCCGAGTGGCATGACAAGCAGTGGCGTGCTTCCTTCCCCGGCACCGGTCAACCGCCGGACATCCTCGTCTTCGAACGCCCCCACGATACCCGCGGCAAGCCCCAGGGACACAGCCATGAGAAACACGTTCTGGGCTGCGCACCCTGCCTCGATGTCGGCGTAACGAACGCCGCGCCTCCCGTACTTGACGGTCGTCCGTTCGTAGACCGCCGAGATCACGAGGGAGACCGGCGCCTGTGCGACCCACATCTGGGAGAGACAGGCCCGGGCGAGTTGTGCCCTCGAGTCCTGCCCTCCTGTCTTCTCCGGTTTACCGGTCCCGGGGACGAACCTGTAAATGCCGGCGCTTAGATCCAGTACGGTTTTCTCCCCGGTGAAGGCGTATACCTCAAGCGGGTAAAGGGCGCCCGCCGAAGGGACGGTCCTGTGACCCCTCCCGGCGTCGGTGACGCCCTGCGCCGCCCACAGGATGGCCCTGAACTGATCCGGTTCGATGGGAGTGAACAGGTACTGTCTCACGGTGCGCCTGTCGGCCATGACCTTTTTTATGTTCATTTCCGGCGCCTCACGGGGTTCGTCGGGTTCCCCTGGTGGGAACCCGGCGAGTTCCAGCAGGTCGATCGCAAGAAGGGAGGCCAGCCCCCCCTCCAGGAACCTTCTACGGGTGATCATGCCGCACCCCCTGCAGAAAAATATCCTCCCCGCAGGCACGCGTGGGATTTTTCTGTCCGGGTCACCACGGTCACCGTGGTGACCTGTTCCTGATAACTTCGCTAAAAGCCCGGCATTCCTGAAAACAGGGTATCATCCAGAAGTATAGCAGCCTGAAAGGAAGGAGCAC
The sequence above is a segment of the bacterium genome. Coding sequences within it:
- a CDS encoding SagB/ThcOx family dehydrogenase, with product MITRRRFLEGGLASLLAIDLLELAGFPPGEPDEPREAPEMNIKKVMADRRTVRQYLFTPIEPDQFRAILWAAQGVTDAGRGHRTVPSAGALYPLEVYAFTGEKTVLDLSAGIYRFVPGTGKPEKTGGQDSRAQLARACLSQMWVAQAPVSLVISAVYERTTVKYGRRGVRYADIEAGCAAQNVFLMAVSLGLAAGIVGAFEDEDVRRLTGAGEGSTPLLVMPLGYSA